In Mongoliitalea daihaiensis, one DNA window encodes the following:
- a CDS encoding MFS transporter, whose protein sequence is MKTQQTQNNPWYWVPPLYMTEGLPYVIIIVVSVIMYKNLGIDNSDIGLYTSLLYLPWVIKPFWSPMVDLIATKRKWFLGMQLVLAACFLGVGLAIPTNQFFVISLAFFWMGAFASATNDIASDGFYLLALKEDQQSFFIGLRSTFYRIASVTGQGLIVILAGYLETHYGDNSKAWSITMLLVAALIFILTLINFLTTPNVEKQADYQKQESLTFLEVFASFFRKKEISLALAFILLYRLGESQLVKMVSPFLLDSRETGGLAMSTSDVGWIYGTFGVIALTLGGIVGGVVISKDGLKKWILPMILALNVPNFFYYVLAYIQPESMFFAGAVVVIEQLGYGFGFAAFMMYLIYVSDGPAKTSHYAIATGFMALGMMIPGMASGYIQEWLGYEQFFLWVLVSAIPGIYLVRYIKIPADFGKKQESNT, encoded by the coding sequence ATGAAAACCCAACAAACCCAAAATAATCCTTGGTACTGGGTACCGCCCTTGTACATGACCGAAGGACTCCCCTATGTCATCATCATTGTGGTCTCTGTCATTATGTATAAAAATCTGGGTATAGATAATTCAGACATTGGACTTTACACCAGTTTATTATACCTCCCCTGGGTAATAAAACCGTTTTGGTCACCAATGGTGGATTTGATTGCTACCAAACGTAAATGGTTTTTAGGGATGCAATTGGTTTTAGCAGCCTGCTTTTTGGGTGTTGGTCTAGCCATTCCTACCAATCAGTTTTTTGTGATCAGCTTAGCATTTTTCTGGATGGGTGCTTTTGCTTCTGCTACCAATGACATTGCCTCGGATGGATTTTACCTATTGGCATTGAAAGAAGATCAACAATCCTTTTTCATAGGCTTAAGAAGTACCTTTTACCGCATTGCATCTGTCACAGGTCAAGGATTGATCGTGATTTTGGCGGGTTACCTAGAAACGCATTACGGAGACAACTCCAAGGCTTGGTCCATCACCATGCTTTTGGTAGCCGCATTGATTTTCATCCTTACGCTGATCAATTTCCTTACTACACCCAATGTTGAAAAGCAGGCTGATTATCAAAAACAGGAATCATTGACGTTTTTAGAAGTATTTGCGAGTTTTTTCAGAAAGAAAGAAATCAGTTTGGCCTTGGCATTTATCCTTTTGTATCGCTTGGGAGAATCTCAACTGGTAAAGATGGTTTCTCCTTTCCTCTTAGATAGTAGAGAGACAGGCGGATTGGCTATGAGCACCTCGGATGTAGGGTGGATATATGGGACTTTCGGGGTAATTGCCCTGACCTTAGGTGGAATTGTAGGCGGCGTCGTAATTTCAAAAGACGGCCTAAAAAAATGGATTCTTCCTATGATTTTGGCTCTCAACGTTCCTAATTTTTTCTACTATGTATTGGCTTACATTCAACCGGAATCCATGTTTTTTGCAGGCGCTGTAGTGGTCATCGAACAATTGGGTTATGGCTTTGGTTTTGCGGCCTTTATGATGTATTTGATCTATGTGTCCGACGGACCTGCCAAAACTTCCCACTATGCCATTGCTACGGGCTTTATGGCTTTGGGTATGATGATTCCTGGTATGGCCTCTGGATACATTCAAGAATGGTTGGGTTACGAACAATTTTTCCTCTGGGTATTGGTATCAGCTATACCGGGAATCTACCTGGTCAGGTATATCAAAATACCTGCTGATTTTGGTAAAAAACAAGAATCCAACACTTAA
- a CDS encoding GNAT family N-acetyltransferase, with translation MKDMLVRLLGLPDVQDTENSLGKKGVVFRRPIPPEKSFVVDWVFEHFGEYWKNEVETAFSSLPVRCFIAQQGHEILGFACFETSAKNFFGPTGTKESERGKGIGKVLLIKSLEAMKDMGYTYAIIGGVGPASFYEAAVGAQLIPGSEVSIYQHLIRKKP, from the coding sequence ATGAAAGACATGTTGGTTCGATTACTGGGATTACCCGATGTCCAAGACACGGAAAACTCTCTTGGAAAGAAAGGCGTGGTGTTTAGGAGACCAATTCCCCCCGAGAAGTCTTTTGTGGTAGACTGGGTGTTTGAACACTTTGGTGAGTATTGGAAAAATGAAGTTGAGACTGCTTTTTCTTCCCTACCCGTGCGCTGTTTTATTGCACAGCAAGGACATGAGATCCTCGGTTTTGCATGTTTTGAGACATCTGCTAAAAACTTCTTTGGACCTACTGGAACCAAAGAGTCTGAACGGGGTAAAGGTATTGGAAAAGTACTCCTCATCAAAAGCTTGGAAGCCATGAAGGATATGGGCTATACCTATGCCATCATTGGCGGTGTAGGACCTGCATCCTTTTATGAAGCCGCTGTGGGCGCTCAGCTGATTCCCGGTTCGGAAGTCAGTATTTACCAGCATTTGATCCGAAAAAAACCATGA
- a CDS encoding glycoside hydrolase family 10 protein gives MKTRQLKTQLFLFLVVMLGLQACKTSRTPTSQPKRSVETPTRPSTQAPIPPKTVTPPPPKEFYRQLPISIPESPREMRAVWIATVANIDWPTSSTASFASQKEEFIKLLDYYQALNFNTVIVQIRTSGDALYPSNFAPWSRYLTGKEGQKPNTSEDPLSWMILEAHNRGLEFHAWLNPYRATMNLDTKLLSPDHDFFKHKDWMIKYDTKYYYDPGRPEVRAHLTEVIREVVKNYNIDAIHFDDYFYPYQVPKLKFEDQASFKKYGQKGQKLDDWRRENVNILIRDISQMIRQEKAWVQFGISPFGVWRNKDKDPKGSNTRAGQTNYDELYADVLLWMKNGWIDYLIPQLYWSMDYNLASHRILVDWWDENHNNTHIYIGNGPYKIRDNADKAWENPMEIPNQLTYSRLATHVQGNAFFSAKSMYSKNRDVADLIKRNHYQRPTLPPAPLASQSNSILPTQVQMVPHGNGFAFEFPEMLGPDVRFAIIQTAGNLADLQGHTDRVEWRKIHVDMTNRKTIPVLGSVHSKYVSLSFIDRFGKESKPMVFELNPVIP, from the coding sequence ATGAAAACTCGTCAACTCAAAACCCAATTATTCCTTTTTTTAGTCGTAATGCTGGGATTACAAGCATGTAAAACCTCTCGGACACCCACTTCTCAACCCAAAAGAAGTGTGGAAACACCTACACGTCCATCTACACAAGCACCTATTCCACCGAAAACAGTGACTCCGCCACCTCCAAAAGAGTTTTACCGCCAATTACCCATCTCTATCCCTGAAAGTCCACGGGAAATGAGAGCTGTATGGATCGCCACGGTAGCAAATATTGATTGGCCAACCTCATCCACGGCTTCCTTTGCATCACAAAAAGAGGAGTTTATAAAATTGCTAGACTACTATCAAGCCCTGAATTTCAATACAGTCATCGTGCAAATCCGTACCTCAGGAGATGCTCTTTATCCATCCAATTTTGCCCCCTGGTCTAGGTATTTAACCGGCAAAGAAGGACAAAAACCGAATACTTCCGAAGACCCACTTTCTTGGATGATCTTAGAAGCACATAATAGAGGCTTAGAATTCCATGCCTGGCTCAATCCTTACAGAGCTACTATGAACTTGGACACCAAGCTCCTAAGTCCTGATCATGACTTTTTCAAACACAAGGATTGGATGATCAAGTACGACACCAAGTACTACTATGATCCTGGAAGACCCGAAGTGCGTGCACACTTAACAGAAGTCATTCGTGAAGTGGTCAAAAACTACAACATCGATGCGATTCACTTCGATGATTACTTCTACCCCTACCAAGTACCAAAATTGAAGTTTGAAGACCAAGCGAGCTTCAAAAAATATGGACAAAAAGGACAAAAACTGGATGATTGGAGAAGAGAAAATGTCAATATTCTAATCCGTGATATTAGTCAGATGATCCGACAAGAGAAAGCTTGGGTTCAATTTGGTATCAGCCCCTTTGGTGTTTGGAGAAATAAAGACAAAGACCCTAAAGGCTCCAATACCCGTGCTGGGCAAACCAATTACGATGAACTGTATGCAGATGTTCTTCTGTGGATGAAAAATGGTTGGATTGATTACCTGATTCCACAATTATATTGGAGCATGGATTATAATTTGGCTTCACACCGAATCTTGGTAGACTGGTGGGATGAAAATCATAACAATACACATATTTATATAGGAAATGGCCCGTACAAAATCCGTGACAATGCTGATAAAGCCTGGGAAAACCCTATGGAAATCCCCAATCAGCTAACTTACTCCCGATTAGCTACCCATGTTCAAGGAAATGCCTTTTTCTCTGCCAAGTCCATGTACAGCAAAAACCGCGACGTGGCAGACTTAATCAAACGCAATCATTACCAAAGACCGACCCTTCCTCCAGCACCCTTGGCGTCCCAATCCAACAGCATATTGCCTACTCAGGTTCAGATGGTGCCTCATGGAAATGGGTTTGCCTTTGAATTCCCTGAGATGCTAGGGCCAGATGTGCGCTTTGCAATTATCCAAACAGCCGGTAATTTGGCAGATCTTCAAGGCCACACCGACCGAGTAGAATGGAGAAAAATCCACGTTGACATGACCAATCGAAAGACTATCCCTGTTCTAGGCTCTGTGCACTCCAAATATGTTTCTTTAAGCTTTATTGACCGATTTGGGAAAGAGAGCAAACCTATGGTATTTGAATTGAATCCTGTAATCCCCTAA
- a CDS encoding N-acetylmuramoyl-L-alanine amidase: protein MHIYRLISLVLFLLSSQLVTAQTFRIFDKPIIFNEERERLSLEYLEKRHGIIQETATINPKMVVVHWTAVPTLESTFDVFNPVHLGGRPELTTASNLNVSAQFLVDRDGTVFRLLPDTTFARHTIGLNYMAIGIENIGGPDAPLTKAQVKANAELIRYLHKKHGIEYVIGHHEYYDFQGSQLWKETDPNYLTQKIDPGDRFMKKLRKRLQPLNFKSKP, encoded by the coding sequence ATGCATATATATCGACTGATTTCACTAGTTCTATTTCTGTTGAGTAGTCAATTGGTCACTGCTCAGACATTTAGGATTTTCGATAAACCCATTATCTTCAATGAAGAGCGGGAAAGACTTTCGCTGGAATATTTAGAAAAAAGACACGGAATCATTCAGGAAACCGCTACTATCAACCCAAAAATGGTGGTTGTGCATTGGACGGCTGTTCCTACTTTAGAGAGCACCTTTGACGTTTTTAACCCCGTGCATCTCGGAGGAAGACCCGAATTGACTACTGCTAGCAACTTAAATGTATCCGCTCAATTTTTGGTAGATAGAGATGGCACCGTCTTTCGCTTATTGCCCGACACCACATTTGCCCGCCACACGATTGGATTGAATTACATGGCGATTGGTATTGAAAATATCGGAGGACCAGATGCACCATTAACCAAAGCGCAGGTAAAAGCCAATGCAGAATTGATCCGCTATTTACATAAAAAACACGGCATTGAATATGTCATTGGACATCATGAATACTATGACTTTCAAGGTTCTCAATTATGGAAAGAAACCGACCCTAATTACTTGACTCAAAAAATTGACCCAGGAGATCGATTTATGAAAAAACTCCGAAAGCGCCTACAGCCATTGAACTTCAAAAGCAAACCATAA
- a CDS encoding metallophosphoesterase family protein, which translates to MTQRRSFLKKLAISGVGLSLTSQGMANSFSEANFSFLHLTDAHVRRKRKGDLGFEACVQKVNSLSPQPSFVLYGGDQVFDGMYTEKEEYLDQLSLFSSISSKLQMPSYHCIGNHDIFGRSSRRKTSPNDPDIGKKLYMDTVGMEQSYYSFNHQGWHFVIMDSLLEVDADHGPSQTHAFGKEQLEWLRFDLGKHHGMPTVIVTHIAAFNNIGQINASPELLAMNHMVVADTKEFREIIERHTVKAVLQGHSHIPEDYRFNDIWYITSQSVSAAWWGGNWKGYEPGFTLLEVRGEELSWKRISYVWEAQLEPEDNLERERIQEYKNFLEDQRRLRKEEIGQ; encoded by the coding sequence ATGACCCAACGACGATCATTTCTAAAAAAATTGGCCATTTCTGGGGTTGGATTAAGTCTAACTTCCCAAGGAATGGCCAATTCCTTTTCTGAAGCAAATTTTTCCTTTTTACACTTGACCGATGCACATGTGCGAAGGAAGCGAAAAGGAGATCTGGGATTTGAGGCATGTGTGCAAAAGGTCAATTCCTTGAGTCCACAACCATCCTTTGTTCTGTACGGGGGAGACCAAGTCTTTGATGGTATGTACACGGAAAAAGAGGAATATTTGGACCAGTTGAGTTTATTTTCAAGCATATCATCTAAGTTGCAAATGCCGTCCTATCACTGCATAGGCAACCATGATATCTTTGGCAGGAGTAGCAGAAGGAAAACCAGTCCCAATGATCCAGATATCGGAAAGAAACTTTACATGGATACGGTTGGGATGGAGCAAAGCTATTACTCCTTCAATCATCAGGGTTGGCATTTTGTCATAATGGATTCCTTACTAGAAGTAGACGCAGACCACGGTCCAAGTCAAACCCATGCTTTCGGAAAAGAACAACTGGAATGGCTACGCTTTGATTTAGGCAAGCATCATGGCATGCCTACGGTCATTGTCACCCATATCGCTGCCTTCAACAATATCGGGCAAATCAATGCAAGTCCAGAACTACTGGCCATGAACCATATGGTGGTCGCAGACACAAAAGAATTCAGGGAAATAATCGAACGACATACTGTCAAAGCAGTCCTTCAAGGACATAGCCATATTCCCGAAGACTATCGGTTCAATGACATCTGGTATATCACCAGCCAATCTGTGAGCGCAGCATGGTGGGGAGGTAACTGGAAAGGATACGAACCTGGATTCACATTACTTGAAGTGAGAGGTGAAGAACTAAGCTGGAAGCGCATCTCTTATGTTTGGGAGGCACAGTTAGAACCCGAAGATAACCTCGAAAGAGAGAGAATTCAAGAATACAAAAACTTCCTCGAAGATCAACGTCGCTTAAGAAAAGAAGAAATCGGTCAATAA
- a CDS encoding SusD/RagB family nutrient-binding outer membrane lipoprotein — MNRFFKKISIALVTVFTVSSCDNLLDINVDPGRISSDQVTVQNLLPSAIRFTANVQFGASQFGSQYPQYLGGQAISQYTPYGFDQLWRPLYTDALPTLQEIITRAEAQGAFNYSGIAKVMLAMNMLTASSIYGDLPYTQANRGTSLLNPCYDPMQDLYQIHIPQLIDSAIEDLQRPLPDLPTLRIVRNDYVYNGNLESWRRAAFALRARYNLQLSVKNQALLAAAAADVDQAFTGPTQDLELVYEANIQNPWWSFLGNPVNKTQQPTSYITNMMNGTAQYPGLVDPRLPLFMSSTNPDQFIGVVPGRLVGDDPAVNVNLTTTTWHSRNIAPLQMITYAEAQFIKAEALFSTNRAAAYEAYLNGIRGSMTKHGVGMEAINTYVNDPQISMGATNLQLKDIMLQKYIALYLQIETWNDMRRYQYDTAVYPGLAKPVINQIPGEPWIQRSNIADDEPGTNTCIPVIPNQGIKLWLFDN; from the coding sequence ATGAATAGATTCTTCAAAAAAATAAGCATAGCATTGGTTACAGTATTTACTGTAAGTTCTTGCGACAATTTGTTGGACATCAATGTTGATCCTGGGAGAATATCATCCGATCAAGTGACCGTCCAAAACTTACTTCCTTCTGCCATTCGGTTTACAGCCAATGTGCAGTTTGGCGCATCTCAATTTGGCTCTCAATATCCACAATATTTAGGTGGGCAGGCAATCAGCCAATATACGCCTTATGGTTTTGACCAATTGTGGAGACCACTGTATACAGATGCTCTTCCTACGTTACAAGAAATCATCACGCGGGCAGAAGCCCAAGGGGCTTTCAACTACAGTGGGATCGCAAAAGTCATGTTAGCGATGAATATGTTAACGGCATCTTCTATTTATGGAGACCTGCCATATACCCAAGCCAATAGAGGGACAAGTTTATTGAACCCTTGCTATGACCCTATGCAGGACTTATACCAGATTCATATCCCACAATTGATTGATTCAGCTATTGAAGACTTGCAAAGACCCTTACCTGATCTCCCAACGTTGAGAATTGTCAGAAATGATTATGTATACAATGGAAATTTAGAAAGTTGGAGAAGGGCAGCTTTTGCCTTAAGAGCTCGTTACAACCTCCAATTATCTGTAAAAAATCAAGCATTGTTAGCTGCCGCTGCAGCTGATGTTGACCAAGCATTTACAGGACCTACACAGGATTTGGAACTTGTCTATGAAGCAAATATCCAAAACCCTTGGTGGAGTTTCTTGGGGAATCCAGTCAACAAAACACAACAGCCAACCTCCTACATCACCAATATGATGAACGGTACTGCTCAGTATCCTGGTTTGGTCGATCCAAGACTTCCTTTATTCATGAGTTCTACTAATCCTGATCAATTCATTGGTGTTGTTCCAGGAAGATTAGTGGGAGATGATCCAGCTGTCAATGTCAATTTAACTACTACCACTTGGCACAGTAGAAATATTGCACCCCTCCAAATGATCACTTATGCGGAGGCTCAGTTTATCAAGGCGGAAGCACTGTTCAGCACAAACAGAGCGGCTGCATACGAGGCTTATCTAAACGGAATCAGAGGCAGTATGACCAAGCATGGGGTCGGTATGGAGGCGATAAATACCTACGTCAATGATCCTCAAATCTCTATGGGGGCGACCAATCTTCAACTGAAAGACATTATGCTGCAAAAATACATTGCCCTGTATTTACAGATTGAAACATGGAATGACATGAGACGCTATCAGTATGACACAGCGGTATACCCAGGATTGGCCAAGCCTGTTATCAATCAAATCCCTGGAGAGCCTTGGATCCAACGGTCCAACATTGCAGATGATGAACCAGGAACCAATACCTGCATCCCAGTAATCCCTAATCAGGGAATCAAATTATGGTTGTTTGACAATTAA
- a CDS encoding SusC/RagA family TonB-linked outer membrane protein, whose product MKRHLLAVMLLFFGLTSEGFAQIAITGTVVASDNQEELPGVNVVLRGTNRVVVTDINGRFNITVPSQESILQFSFIGFKSREVRVGNQTDITISLDPSTEALNEVVVTAFGIERDRKSLGYAVQEIDNKLILETNQPNALNALRGRIAGVNITSSSGAPGAGTNIVIRGINSLNPNADNQPLFVIDGIPISNETNITGGRGGSNFTNTNRAADINPDDIESISILKGPAASVLYGLRAANGAVIITTKSGKAGKTTFNYRTSASIDQVGRTPPMQQNYLRGFNGLYNPTDYRSDGPPVPAGTPVFNQWDETFRTGNTFQNNFSFSGGSDKATFFGSLGRLDQSGILPNSNFDRTNIKIAGSLKASDKLTLDGSATFINSNGINPRMGVGGAGVISYASRYAPDVNISDFINPDGSQIRYSTILDNPLYFAQNAFQEESVNRLLGNLGATYLINDWLTASYRVGIDQYTDKRFILTSPTTLIGAGANGSISEQIIGYQELNSNFLLTGERKLSDNLNMVVTIGNQLTTINSTSLTASGSNFVIPDFWSVNNLSQYQARSFPSSRTIIGVFADAKFDYKQTLFLNITGRNDWSSTLPRENRSFFYPSVSMSYIFTETLKLSPSSVLSYGKLRGSFAEVGKDAAPFLIGNYYSTLVPFRGIVGVARNGTIGSENLRPERTRGLEFGLDIGLFKNRLRIDANYAIQTSIDQIIPIPVSRATGFTNFVVNAGEIRNNIWELTADIAVVQKKDFSWNSIFNWSRLRGKVISLPEGLDQITFQPETPWVKQRVQVGGRPGDWFGWPLSRVEDPNSPFFGQPVIVDGYPNVNNQWRGVPLAEDSFIGNAFPDWEGGWNNSIRYKNLELSFLFTFRKGGYVFDINRRLRYGQAGGEAPTGAETELRNRLVVFNGVRNTGTIENPVWVPNDQPVPIGVSTLYGQAFRYRLASEFNGFQEASWLRLQNVALNYTLPTRWIDKTPFNSITASVTANNLWLTTPFVGFDPEQSAYGPGSNVFGYVGTNVPATSSVFFGLNFNF is encoded by the coding sequence ATGAAAAGACACTTACTTGCAGTGATGTTGCTGTTTTTTGGGCTTACCTCAGAGGGTTTTGCCCAAATAGCAATTACAGGTACGGTAGTTGCCTCTGATAATCAAGAGGAATTGCCAGGAGTAAATGTGGTCTTGAGAGGCACCAACAGGGTGGTAGTAACCGATATTAATGGTCGGTTCAACATCACTGTCCCATCTCAGGAAAGTATTTTACAATTCTCCTTCATTGGTTTCAAATCCAGAGAGGTAAGAGTTGGTAATCAAACTGATATAACTATCAGTTTAGACCCGTCTACAGAAGCCTTAAATGAGGTGGTAGTCACAGCCTTCGGTATAGAGCGCGATCGAAAATCTTTGGGCTATGCAGTTCAAGAAATCGACAACAAATTAATCCTAGAAACCAACCAACCAAATGCATTAAATGCGCTAAGAGGCCGTATAGCCGGTGTAAATATCACCAGTAGCTCTGGGGCCCCGGGTGCTGGAACTAATATTGTCATTCGGGGGATCAATTCCTTAAACCCAAATGCTGATAACCAACCTTTATTCGTAATTGATGGAATCCCTATTTCGAATGAAACCAATATTACGGGCGGTAGAGGTGGTTCCAATTTCACCAATACCAACCGTGCTGCCGATATCAATCCTGACGACATCGAATCAATCAGTATCCTAAAAGGTCCCGCAGCCTCGGTTCTTTATGGATTGAGAGCAGCTAATGGTGCTGTTATCATTACTACCAAATCGGGAAAAGCAGGAAAAACCACCTTCAACTATAGAACAAGTGCTAGTATTGATCAAGTAGGGCGCACTCCTCCTATGCAACAAAATTATTTAAGGGGTTTCAATGGTCTCTACAACCCTACTGACTATCGCTCTGATGGTCCGCCTGTTCCAGCGGGAACTCCTGTATTCAATCAATGGGATGAAACTTTTAGAACAGGTAATACTTTCCAAAATAATTTTTCATTCTCAGGAGGGAGTGACAAAGCCACCTTCTTTGGTTCCTTGGGCCGTTTAGACCAATCAGGTATTCTACCTAACTCAAACTTTGACCGAACCAATATCAAAATTGCAGGTTCACTCAAGGCTTCGGATAAACTTACCTTAGACGGTTCTGCTACCTTCATCAATTCTAATGGGATCAACCCAAGAATGGGCGTAGGTGGTGCAGGGGTTATTTCCTATGCTTCTCGATATGCACCGGATGTAAACATAAGTGATTTTATAAATCCAGATGGCTCTCAAATCCGTTATTCTACCATTCTTGATAATCCCTTGTATTTTGCTCAAAATGCTTTTCAAGAAGAGTCTGTCAACCGTTTATTAGGGAATTTGGGAGCAACTTATCTGATCAATGATTGGTTGACAGCAAGCTACCGTGTAGGTATTGACCAATATACTGACAAACGATTTATCTTAACCTCTCCTACTACGTTGATTGGAGCAGGTGCCAACGGAAGTATTTCCGAACAAATCATTGGCTACCAGGAACTCAATTCTAATTTCTTGTTGACAGGTGAGCGAAAACTATCCGATAATCTAAACATGGTCGTAACGATTGGTAATCAATTGACTACAATCAATTCTACAAGTCTTACGGCCTCTGGATCAAACTTTGTAATCCCTGATTTCTGGTCTGTCAACAACCTAAGCCAATATCAAGCACGCTCCTTCCCTAGTAGCAGAACTATTATTGGTGTCTTTGCTGATGCAAAGTTTGATTACAAACAAACACTCTTTTTGAATATTACAGGCAGAAATGACTGGTCTTCAACTTTACCAAGAGAAAACAGATCCTTCTTTTATCCATCTGTAAGTATGTCTTACATCTTTACTGAAACGTTAAAACTATCTCCATCTTCTGTACTTAGCTATGGTAAATTGAGAGGTTCGTTTGCAGAAGTTGGGAAAGATGCAGCTCCATTTTTAATTGGTAATTATTACAGCACTTTGGTGCCATTTAGAGGAATTGTTGGTGTGGCACGAAATGGCACCATTGGTTCAGAAAATCTAAGACCTGAAAGAACGAGAGGTTTAGAATTTGGTCTAGACATTGGATTATTCAAAAACAGATTACGCATCGATGCCAATTATGCGATCCAAACCTCTATTGATCAAATTATCCCAATACCTGTTTCAAGAGCTACTGGGTTTACCAATTTTGTAGTCAATGCTGGAGAAATCAGAAATAATATTTGGGAACTGACAGCGGATATTGCAGTAGTACAAAAAAAGGATTTCTCTTGGAACTCTATTTTCAACTGGTCTCGTTTGAGAGGAAAAGTAATTTCCTTACCTGAGGGACTGGATCAAATTACTTTCCAACCTGAAACGCCATGGGTCAAACAACGCGTACAAGTGGGAGGAAGACCGGGTGATTGGTTTGGTTGGCCCCTTAGCCGCGTAGAAGACCCCAACTCTCCTTTCTTCGGACAGCCTGTTATTGTAGATGGATATCCCAACGTAAATAACCAATGGAGAGGTGTACCACTAGCAGAGGATAGTTTCATTGGAAACGCATTCCCTGATTGGGAAGGGGGATGGAATAACTCTATTCGATATAAAAATCTCGAATTGTCATTCCTTTTTACCTTTAGAAAAGGTGGATATGTTTTTGACATCAATAGAAGATTACGTTACGGTCAAGCTGGAGGAGAAGCACCAACAGGAGCAGAAACAGAATTGAGAAATAGATTGGTTGTCTTTAATGGTGTACGAAATACAGGTACCATAGAAAACCCAGTATGGGTTCCAAATGATCAACCTGTGCCTATTGGAGTTAGCACCCTTTACGGACAGGCTTTCAGATACCGATTGGCGTCTGAGTTTAACGGCTTCCAGGAAGCCAGTTGGCTAAGATTACAAAACGTAGCCTTGAATTACACGTTACCTACCCGCTGGATCGACAAGACTCCGTTCAACTCAATCACTGCATCAGTAACCGCTAATAACCTTTGGCTGACAACACCATTTGTTGGTTTTGACCCAGAGCAAAGTGCGTATGGACCAGGCAGTAATGTCTTTGGATACGTTGGAACTAATGTACCAGCGACAAGTAGTGTGTTCTTTGGGTTAAACTTTAACTTCTAA
- a CDS encoding N-acetylmuramic acid 6-phosphate etherase — MQKITEQSSLYNNLEQMSLKELLATINQEDQKVAIAVKAVISPIEQFMEAFLPRFEKGGRLIYIGAGTSGRLGILDASEIPPTYGMPADRVVGIIAGGAQAIQSSVENAEDDVDAAWKALEAISIQEIDTVIGIAASGYTPFVVGGVQKAREFGCLTACITNNPDTPLAEAVEFPIEIIVGPEVVTGSTRMKSGTAQKLVLNMISTSLMIKIGRVKDNKMVHMKLANQKLFRRGVDILVNELQITPLEAAHLLKLYGSVDNSLKNFVKSV, encoded by the coding sequence ATGCAAAAAATAACCGAGCAAAGTTCGCTTTATAACAACTTGGAGCAGATGAGTTTGAAAGAACTCCTAGCAACCATCAATCAAGAGGATCAAAAAGTAGCGATAGCAGTAAAAGCTGTTATTTCTCCAATAGAGCAATTTATGGAAGCTTTTCTTCCTAGGTTTGAGAAAGGTGGGCGCTTAATTTACATAGGTGCGGGTACAAGTGGAAGGCTTGGGATTTTGGATGCCTCTGAGATCCCACCCACATATGGAATGCCTGCTGACCGTGTAGTTGGAATCATTGCAGGAGGAGCACAGGCTATTCAATCATCTGTTGAAAATGCAGAAGATGATGTAGATGCTGCTTGGAAGGCTTTAGAAGCCATAAGTATTCAGGAAATTGATACAGTGATTGGAATTGCAGCGTCAGGATATACCCCGTTTGTTGTTGGGGGAGTTCAAAAAGCTAGGGAGTTTGGTTGCCTTACAGCCTGTATTACCAATAATCCCGATACACCTCTAGCCGAGGCGGTAGAATTCCCTATAGAGATCATTGTTGGCCCTGAAGTTGTCACGGGAAGTACACGAATGAAAAGCGGCACAGCTCAAAAATTGGTATTGAATATGATCAGTACGAGTTTGATGATCAAAATTGGAAGAGTCAAAGACAACAAAATGGTCCATATGAAACTTGCTAATCAAAAGCTTTTTCGTAGAGGGGTTGATATTTTGGTGAATGAATTGCAAATTACACCACTAGAAGCAGCCCATTTATTGAAGTTATATGGGTCTGTCGACAATTCATTGAAGAATTTTGTCAAATCTGTTTAA